From a single Nicotiana tomentosiformis chromosome 2, ASM39032v3, whole genome shotgun sequence genomic region:
- the LOC104113350 gene encoding uncharacterized protein codes for MLERVLQNQERNNTSMENMVKLVGSHTASIQKLEMQMRDLSREQNPKQKGALPSDTIANLKVNGSGPTSYYMAITTRSGKVLQGENEQMVEVNDLEQEVEVPIIVEVKKLPKEVKVEEVNREEVKEKVKEAPKALALIPRPPLHFPQRLSRKVDDSKLEKFYDILKQLSVNIPFIEAFQEMSGFAKYLKDFITKTKPTKNEVVNVTHRVSSIIATTIVQKKEDPRAFTIPCTIGLRDFARSLCDNGASINLMPLAIYKQEGLGRPLPTSMRLQMVDRSIKRLVGIIDDVLVKVGKFLLPADL; via the coding sequence ATGCTTGAAAGAGTATTGCAAAATCAAGAAAGAAACAACACTTCAATGGAGAACATGGTCAAACTTGTGGGGTCACACACCGCATCCATACAAAAGCTGGAAATGCAAATGAGAGATCTATCAAGAGAGCAAAATCCGAAGCAAAAGGGCGCACTCCCAAGTGACACAATTGCAAACCTAAAAGTTAATGGGAGTGGACCGACTTCTTATTATATGGCAATCACAACTCGAAGCGGGAAAGTACTTCAAGGAGAGAATGAACAAATGGTTGAAGTGAATGATCTTGAACAAGAGGTTGAGGTGCCAATTATTGTTGAAGTTAAAAAGCTCCCAAAAGAAGTGAAAGTCGAAGAAGTGAACCGTGAAGAGGTCAAGGAAAAGGTAAAAGAGGCACCAAAAGCTCTAGCACTAATTCCTAGACCTCCCCTTCATTTCCCTCAAAGACTTTCTAGGAAGGTTGATGATAGCAAACTCGAGAAATTCTATGACATTCTCAAGCAATTATCGGTGAACATTCCATTTATAGAAGCATTTCAAGAGATGTCGGGTTTTGCTAAATACTTGAAGGACTTTATCACCAAGACTAAACCCACCAAGAATGAAGTGGTGAATGTGACTCACCGGGTTAGTTCCATCATTGCAACAACTATCGTTCAAAAGAAAGAAGACCCGAGAGCCTTCACcattccatgcactattgggTTGCGAGATTTTGCAAGATCTCTTTGTGATAATGGGGCTAGCATCAACTTGATGCCTCTTGCTATTTACAAGCAAGAGGGGTTAGGTAGGCCGCTGCCTACAagcatgaggttgcaaatggttGATCGTTCAATCAAGAGATTGGTGGGGATTATTGATGATGTCCTTGTGAAAGTGGGAAAGTTCCTCCTTCCCGCCGATTTGTGA